In the genome of Saprospira sp. CCB-QB6, one region contains:
- a CDS encoding DUF2452 domain-containing protein, whose product MKEEKKEKEFINPIDPDKIAENPHLLPYAHTVGGAVIKPMDKGRTKGLSVQAMQEQTKMQLSQIEEQIKLLAMQAKKLQDRVSVSEMIYGADMNFKPLINHIYHLYQRENGEAVLSMIGPGEWGRAGHKFHRFLATVKLLADHTWEILKEAEPEDH is encoded by the coding sequence ATGAAAGAAGAGAAAAAGGAAAAAGAGTTCATCAACCCGATTGATCCAGACAAAATTGCAGAAAATCCACACCTTTTGCCTTATGCGCATACGGTGGGGGGCGCTGTGATCAAGCCGATGGATAAGGGGCGGACCAAAGGGCTTTCTGTGCAGGCGATGCAAGAGCAAACCAAAATGCAGTTGTCTCAAATTGAGGAGCAGATTAAGTTGTTGGCCATGCAAGCCAAAAAATTGCAAGATCGGGTCTCTGTTTCGGAGATGATTTATGGGGCCGATATGAACTTCAAGCCTTTAATTAACCATATTTACCACCTCTATCAGCGAGAGAATGGCGAGGCTGTTTTGTCTATGATTGGTCCAGGAGAATGGGGCCGAGCAGGACATAAGTTTCACCGCTTTTTGGCTACAGTAAAGCTTTTGGCCGACCATACTTGGGAGATCCTGAAAGAGGCCGAGCCAGAAGACCACTAA
- a CDS encoding DUF5672 family protein gives MKTAIVCIPIYREQPTDNELLALRQAVRVLGKHPFAFIAAEGFDAAPYLEYAPAATVEYFESSYFASVKGYNRLMLTADFYRRFQSHDYLLIYQLDAFVFRDELGHWMAQDYDYIGAPWIEAPPSPVDKRPLFNLANMMKGQVGNGGFSLRKIDRFIQAAKQWGGLLRATGKNEDFLWACILPYFMKFKRPKEAEALRFAFELSPAKAYAQNEAKLPFGCHAWEKYEPEFWAPFIQAEKDKL, from the coding sequence ATGAAAACTGCTATTGTTTGCATTCCGATTTATCGGGAGCAACCTACGGATAATGAACTGCTTGCCCTTCGGCAGGCTGTTCGTGTTTTGGGCAAGCACCCCTTTGCTTTTATTGCGGCTGAGGGTTTTGATGCGGCTCCTTATTTGGAATATGCGCCTGCGGCTACAGTAGAATATTTTGAGTCCTCTTATTTTGCCTCTGTGAAAGGCTATAATCGTTTGATGCTCACGGCCGACTTTTATCGCCGTTTTCAAAGTCATGATTATTTGTTGATTTATCAGCTAGACGCCTTCGTTTTTCGAGATGAATTGGGCCATTGGATGGCTCAGGATTATGACTATATTGGGGCGCCTTGGATTGAGGCCCCGCCTAGCCCAGTAGACAAACGCCCACTATTTAATTTGGCCAATATGATGAAGGGGCAGGTGGGCAATGGGGGCTTTTCGCTCCGAAAAATTGATCGTTTTATTCAGGCGGCCAAACAATGGGGCGGCCTTTTGCGGGCCACAGGCAAAAATGAAGATTTCTTATGGGCTTGTATCTTGCCCTATTTTATGAAATTTAAGCGGCCCAAAGAAGCCGAAGCCCTGCGTTTCGCTTTTGAGCTTTCGCCAGCAAAAGCCTATGCCCAAAATGAGGCGAAATTGCCCTTTGGTTGCCATGCTTGGGAAAAATATGAGCCCGAATTTTGGGCGCCTTTTATTCAGGCCGAAAAAGATAAATTATGA
- the rlmH gene encoding 23S rRNA (pseudouridine(1915)-N(3))-methyltransferase RlmH — protein sequence MKLEFWMVGNTAFNYLKEGMDIYEKRLKHFIPFESRIIPDIKGAKNMREAQIKQKEGEKILEKLEQGDFLMLLDERGKQFDSLVFADKLEQQFQLSHKRIIYLIGGAYGFSDEVYARANGRWSLSKLTFSHQMVRLFVLEQLYRAISIQRGLPYHHA from the coding sequence ATGAAACTGGAATTCTGGATGGTCGGGAACACCGCCTTCAACTACCTCAAAGAGGGAATGGATATTTATGAAAAACGCCTCAAGCATTTTATTCCCTTCGAAAGTCGCATTATCCCTGATATTAAAGGGGCCAAAAATATGCGAGAGGCCCAAATTAAACAGAAAGAGGGCGAAAAGATTTTGGAAAAACTAGAGCAAGGCGATTTCCTCATGCTGCTCGATGAGCGAGGAAAACAGTTTGACTCTCTGGTTTTTGCCGATAAACTGGAACAACAGTTTCAACTGAGCCACAAACGCATCATTTATCTGATTGGTGGCGCCTATGGCTTTTCCGATGAGGTTTATGCCCGCGCCAATGGCCGATGGAGCCTTTCCAAACTCACTTTTTCCCACCAAATGGTCCGCCTTTTTGTACTCGAACAACTCTATCGGGCAATTAGCATCCAAAGAGGCTTGCCCTATCATCACGCTTAA
- a CDS encoding rhomboid family intramembrane serine protease: MNTLLLFSNILTEMPVNLAILAITVIVSLQAFQKPEIYSRLIFNPAVIAHNKDWYRFFSSGLIHADGMHLGLNMFVLYQFGGQVEQVFSGVFGNIWGHVLYLLLYVSALAASSFYSFEKHKDNYDYNALGASGAVSAVLFAFVLFAPTSTLLLFLVIPTPAIVAALGYLAYSHYMSKNGNDNIGHDAHFWGAVWGVVFTLVFDFAWTGGAISYNFYYQLANWF, from the coding sequence ATGAATACATTGCTCTTATTCAGTAATATCTTGACCGAAATGCCCGTAAATTTGGCCATCTTAGCCATTACGGTTATCGTTTCTCTCCAAGCTTTTCAAAAGCCAGAAATTTATTCGAGACTTATTTTTAATCCAGCGGTTATTGCCCACAACAAAGATTGGTACCGCTTTTTTAGCTCGGGCCTGATCCATGCCGATGGGATGCACCTAGGCCTCAATATGTTTGTCCTTTATCAATTTGGAGGACAGGTGGAGCAGGTTTTTTCTGGTGTTTTTGGCAATATTTGGGGACATGTTCTCTATCTTTTGCTTTATGTTTCGGCCTTGGCCGCCTCTTCTTTTTATAGCTTTGAAAAGCATAAGGACAATTATGATTATAATGCGCTAGGCGCCTCTGGGGCCGTTTCTGCCGTGCTTTTCGCCTTTGTGCTCTTTGCGCCCACTAGCACGCTTTTGCTCTTTTTAGTTATTCCCACTCCGGCCATTGTGGCGGCTTTGGGCTATTTGGCCTACTCGCATTATATGAGCAAAAATGGCAATGACAATATTGGACATGATGCCCACTTTTGGGGAGCTGTTTGGGGTGTTGTCTTTACCCTCGTCTTCGATTTTGCTTGGACCGGAGGAGCCATTAGCTACAACTTTTATTATCAATTGGCCAATTGGTTTTAG